The sequence TTTATTCGCTGTCACGACGCCTTTCCCTGCACGTAGGGAACTTTCAATCGCTTCTTTAGCCTCGTCTGTCCCACCAATCACTTCTACAATGAGATCGATAGACGGATCTTCTAGTATCCCATTCAAATTCGTTGTGAAAATAGCAGGAGACAGGTTTGTGTCCCTTTTCTTATGCTGATCTTTCACAAGAACTTTTGTGATCGTCACAGGCATACCAAGCTTATGGCGCAAGTCATCTTGGTGGTTTTCCAAGATTTGAGCGACACCACTACCCACAACTCCAAACCCTAGTAATCCAATATTAATCTCATTTTTCATTGACGATTCTCCTAACTGTATGTACACTATGAAAAAACAGTCGTTCTTTGCATAAGGACAGTATAGTGAAATATTCGGTCAATAACAACCCCGATTTGATATAAAGTTCAAAAAAACATATAATTGTCACTAATTAAAAGATAGGATTGATGAAAATGAAAGTATGTAAATTTGGTGGAACGTCCGTCGCATCAGCTGAGCAAATCAAAAAAGTAGCAGCCATCGTCACATCTGACCCTACACGTAAGATTGTTGTTGTGTCAGCACCTGGTAAAAGATTTGGCGACGATGAAAAAGTAACAGATTTGCTCATTCGTCTTGCAGAACAAGCACTTAATGATAAAAAAATAACTCATGAACTTGAGGAAGTCATCAATCGTTATCGATTAATTGCCGAAGGACTTGGTCTTTCTGAAGGCATCGTCCATGTCATCGAACAAGATTTACAGCAACGCCTTGCTAGAGATAAAAATGATCCAGTTCTCTATATGGATTATTTGAAAGCATCCGGTGAAGACAACAATGCAAAGCTGATTGCCGCTTATTTCAAACATATCGGCCTAGATGCCAAATACATTTGTCCTAAAGATGCGGGACTACTTGTCAATGATCGTCCTGAGCGCGTACGTGCTTTACCAGAAGGCGATGAACGTCTCGTCAAATTGCGGGATGAACCAGGCATCGTCGTCTTCCCAGGATTTTTTGGCTACACAGAAGACGGAACACTCCGTACATTCAATCGAGGCGGGTCTGATATTACTGGATCGCTGCTAGCGGCAGCAACGGAAGCTGAACTCTATGAAAACTTCACAGACGTCGACTCCGTCTTTGCGGCCAATCCTACAGTAGTAGATAACCCTGTTGCCATCGACAAAATGACTTACCGCGAAATGCGAGAACTCGCCTATGCAGGATTTTCCGTCTTTCATGATGAAGCGCTGATGCCTGCCTTCCGCCGTTCTGTTCCTGTGTGCATTAAAAATACTAATAACCCGGAAGCACCAGGTACGTTGATTGTGAAAGAACGCAATAATTCCGCGCAACCCGTTATTGGCATTGCAGCAGACGATGGATTTTCTACATTGTTTGTCGACAAATATTTAATGAACCAAGAAATCGGCTTTGGTCGTCGTTTATTGCAAATATTAGAGGAAGAAGAAATTCCATTTGAACATACACCATCTGGAATTGATAATATCTCTGTTATTTTACGCAGTAAGTTTATCAATACAGATAAAGAAGCACGCATCATTCAACGCGTAAAAGAAGAGCTGAATGCAGATGACGTTCATATCCAAAGTGATTTTTCCATGATCGTGCTCGTCGGTGAAGGGATGCGCCATTCAACAGGACTTGCGGCACGTGCCGCTTCTGCCATCGCACGCACAGGTGCCAGCATCCAAATGATTAACCAAGGATCTTCCGAAGTGAGTCTTGTCTTCGGCGTTCATAAGAAAGATGAAACGAAAATCTTAAAAGAATTATACGCAGAGTTTTTCGTTGAATCTGCGGTACTGTCCTAAAACAAACGGCACACCATCCTTATGAGATGGTGTGTCGTTTTTCTTAACATAGTGGCATGAACATACCCGGAAACTGCTTCACAATCGCACACGCTATCATATCCGACATTTCCAAAGCCTGTGCTTCAATCTTATCGAACACTTCAACGTCTGCTTGATAGTTTTTCTGTATCATATAAACGGCTTCCTGCTTCGTCAAAGCCAAGTGCATATAAAACATTTGTCTTACTTCTTCAATGCCTAAATACGGATTGATACTACTTAAAAACTCAGCAATATCATCTGCATTTCGATACCATTGCCTCTCTGCCTCAGCCGCCTTTTGCTCATCTCCTTTTGTAGCTGCTGTAACTAATTCTGCCGCTAGCAATAGATGTTCTTTAATAAGCACGGTGTAGCGATCCGCTATTTCATTTCCATAGAAAGGTCTTAAGCAATTCCCCAAATCAGTCGCATTTCTCAATAGGCGTTGTTCGACAAACTGCAAATCAGGCAAACCGAATACGATGCTTATAATCGTCATACGCGTCCAGTTAACATGTTCCATCCACAAAAGCCGATTCATGCTTATAAAATCGACCTCTGCCTTGCTTATGCAGCATCTCCCATGTAAGTCAGTCGCATTGTTCAAAATATACCTGACAGGGGCTGTATATTGCGCATAAGGTTCCACACCATCAGAATCATGAATTGATCTTATGGTCTGAGAAACAGGTTCATTTGAATAAGGTTGCACTTTATTATCTCCCCTTACCTCTTGCTTAATCACCCATACACCGACATGAACTTGTAAGGAAACTGCTTAATGATTGCATCCGTTAGCATATCTGCCATTTCTAATGCCTCTATCTCCATTAAATCGAATAGATCTACGCTTGCTTTGAAATCTTTGCCGAGCATACTAATCATCCCTCGTTTGATAAGCGCCAAATGCTCATCAAGCATTTCCTGAAATTCCACTGCTGATAGATAAGGGCTGATGCTGGTCAAAAATAGCGCAATTTCCGTGCCATTGCGAAACCAATTCTGTTCTATCGCCGCTCCCTTTTCCACATTCCCTACCAATGTAGCGTTGACGAGATCCCCCGCCAACGTGATATGCGCTGTTAACAATTGGCCGTATCTCTTTGCCACCTCATCACCATAAAAAGGTCGCAAGGCACCGCCCATATCCGTTGCCGTGCGGAGAAGTCTTGCTACAACAACATCAGCATCAGGTAATGCATAAACAAGACTACTGACAGTAGCCCTCGTCCAAGCCGTATGCTCTCCCCATAAACGACGCATTGTGCTTCTTAACGCTGCTTCAGCCTTATTGACACAATCCAATGGCCCTATCAAACACGGTTGCATTGGATAACAGTATAAATACACTCTCCCCCAATAATGATTCACGCCATCCCAACTCCTATAAATGTAAACACTCTATCTTATTCATAGAATGACAAAAGTGAAGGGCGTCTTGATGAATATAATAAAACATCTCCTAGCGAACTTCCTTTTAGCAAATAACAATAAAAAAAGCGCATTGGATAATCAAACCCAATGCACTTCTTATCATAACTACTTTCTCAAAAACGCTGTCTGCTCCAGCATATGCCCAATGCGCTCCACAATTGTTTCTACTTCTCGTGGATTTTTCATCAAATCATAATCATTAATATTCAGCCGTAGCACAGGACATGTATTGAACGAATTAATCCATTTATCGTACCGCCCATGCATCTCTTCCCAGTAGGAAATCGGCGTCTGCTGCTCCATTGGACGCCCGCGTTCTTGAACACGTGCCACAATTTCATCCAGCGACCCTTCCAAGTAAACGAGTAACGTCGGATGTGGGAAATAAGGTGTCATCACCATTGCTTCAAACAAATTCGTATACGTTTCATAGTCGACAGGATCCATCGTACCTTTTTCCTGATGCATTTTAGCAAAAATACCTGTATCCTCATAAATCGAACGGTCTTGGATAAACCCGCCGCCATATTCAAAAATACGCTTTTGCTCTTTAAAACGCTCTGCCAAAAAATAAATTTGTAAATGGAAGCTCCATTTTTCAAAGTCATCATAAAAGCGATCGAGATACGGGTTTTGATCGACATTTTCAAAGGATGTCCTAAAATCCAATGCATCTGCAAGTGCCTGCGTCATCGTCGATTTTCCAACACCAACCGTCCCGGCAATTGTAATAACAGCATTATTTGGAATACCATATTTTTCACGTAAGTTCATTCAAAGCTACTCCTTTTTGTATCGTTGCATCAACGGACTCCAAAATGAATTGCAAATCCTTATCACTGTTTACAAAATCAAGTTCATCCCCATTGAATCGAAGCACAGGAATTTCAGGATGTGCCGCTTCAAAATAAGTAATGAATGTCTCATAGTCTTCTGATAGCTGTTTCATATAAGCGGGGTCCATATTTTTTTCAAAGTCACGACCACGCAGAGCAATTCGTTTCATAAGCGTATCTAAACTCGCATGCAAGTAGATAATAACGTTCGGCACAGGCATGTCCTGCGTCAAAATCTTATAGATTTCCTCGTACTTCGTATACTCTTCAGTACCCAATGTACGTTTTGCAAAAATCAGGTTCTTGAAAATATGATAATCAGCAACGACAGATTTTTTTTCACCTAAAATTTCGGTTTTAATATCGCTAAGCTGTTTATAGCGATTACAAAGAAAAAACATTTCGGTTTGGAAGCTCCATTCCTCGATGTTGTCGTAGAATTTATTTAAAAATGGATTCTCATCCACAATTTCTTTGAGCTGATGGAATTGTTGTTTATCTGCAATCGCTGTGGAAAGTGATGTTTTCCCAACTCCAATCGGACCTTCGACCGCTATGAATGGAACCGACATCTGAAATCCTCCTTCATGATATGAATAGTTAGTGCCTCTAATTTTATCACACGAATGATTCACGTGGAACAATTCATGCTACACTATTTTCAAGGAGCGATGTTTGATGACTACATTTGAAAAAGATCGACGATATATGCAACTAGCAATTGAAGAAGCGATGAAAGCGCAAGCGATTGGGGAAGTACCGATTGGTGCAATCATTGTCCATAATGATCAAGTCATTGCACGGGCACATAATTTGCGGGAAACAACGCAAAATGCCGTCACCCATGCCGAGTTAGCTGCCATCCAGGATGCTTGTCAGGAAATCGGCAGCTGGCGACTTGAAGATACAACATTATACGTCACACTCGAACCGTGTCCGATGTGTGCCGGTGCTATTTTACAATCTAGAATTCCACGCGTTGTCTACGCCGCCCGTGATCCTAAAGGCGGTTGTGTGGACTCATTATATCGTCTATTGAATGATCCACGGTTTAATCATGAATGTGATGTTGTCGAAGGTGTATTGGCAGATGAATGCGGAGAAATGCTCACGGCATTCTTTAGAGCCATTCGAGAACGTAAAAAACAAGCAAAAAAAGAGGCGGCGCAGAAAGTCGAATGACTTCAGCGCACGCCTTGGGCCTACAGGATGTAGGTCATGCAGTGGGGAAGGATTGAGCCGCATCCTTCCTTGTTGCGACACGATGTCGCGACTTTAGACTGCGTTCCTTACTTAGTAATAACTTCTTTTCCACCCATATACGGACGCAACACTTCAGGAATAACGACAGAACCGTCTTCCTGCTGATAATTTTCAAGGATTGCTGCTACAGTACGACCAATCGCTAAACCACTACCATTCAATGTATGCACATACTCAGGCTTCGCCCCTGCTTCACGACGGAAACGGATAT comes from Sporosarcina sp. FSL K6-3457 and encodes:
- a CDS encoding aspartate kinase — translated: MKVCKFGGTSVASAEQIKKVAAIVTSDPTRKIVVVSAPGKRFGDDEKVTDLLIRLAEQALNDKKITHELEEVINRYRLIAEGLGLSEGIVHVIEQDLQQRLARDKNDPVLYMDYLKASGEDNNAKLIAAYFKHIGLDAKYICPKDAGLLVNDRPERVRALPEGDERLVKLRDEPGIVVFPGFFGYTEDGTLRTFNRGGSDITGSLLAAATEAELYENFTDVDSVFAANPTVVDNPVAIDKMTYREMRELAYAGFSVFHDEALMPAFRRSVPVCIKNTNNPEAPGTLIVKERNNSAQPVIGIAADDGFSTLFVDKYLMNQEIGFGRRLLQILEEEEIPFEHTPSGIDNISVILRSKFINTDKEARIIQRVKEELNADDVHIQSDFSMIVLVGEGMRHSTGLAARAASAIARTGASIQMINQGSSEVSLVFGVHKKDETKILKELYAEFFVESAVLS
- a CDS encoding acetylglutamate kinase is translated as MNHYWGRVYLYCYPMQPCLIGPLDCVNKAEAALRSTMRRLWGEHTAWTRATVSSLVYALPDADVVVARLLRTATDMGGALRPFYGDEVAKRYGQLLTAHITLAGDLVNATLVGNVEKGAAIEQNWFRNGTEIALFLTSISPYLSAVEFQEMLDEHLALIKRGMISMLGKDFKASVDLFDLMEIEALEMADMLTDAIIKQFPYKFMSVYG
- a CDS encoding deoxynucleoside kinase, with translation MNLREKYGIPNNAVITIAGTVGVGKSTMTQALADALDFRTSFENVDQNPYLDRFYDDFEKWSFHLQIYFLAERFKEQKRIFEYGGGFIQDRSIYEDTGIFAKMHQEKGTMDPVDYETYTNLFEAMVMTPYFPHPTLLVYLEGSLDEIVARVQERGRPMEQQTPISYWEEMHGRYDKWINSFNTCPVLRLNINDYDLMKNPREVETIVERIGHMLEQTAFLRK
- a CDS encoding deoxynucleoside kinase, which codes for MSVPFIAVEGPIGVGKTSLSTAIADKQQFHQLKEIVDENPFLNKFYDNIEEWSFQTEMFFLCNRYKQLSDIKTEILGEKKSVVADYHIFKNLIFAKRTLGTEEYTKYEEIYKILTQDMPVPNVIIYLHASLDTLMKRIALRGRDFEKNMDPAYMKQLSEDYETFITYFEAAHPEIPVLRFNGDELDFVNSDKDLQFILESVDATIQKGVALNELT
- the tadA gene encoding tRNA adenosine(34) deaminase TadA, translating into MTTFEKDRRYMQLAIEEAMKAQAIGEVPIGAIIVHNDQVIARAHNLRETTQNAVTHAELAAIQDACQEIGSWRLEDTTLYVTLEPCPMCAGAILQSRIPRVVYAARDPKGGCVDSLYRLLNDPRFNHECDVVEGVLADECGEMLTAFFRAIRERKKQAKKEAAQKVE